One Lampris incognitus isolate fLamInc1 chromosome 14, fLamInc1.hap2, whole genome shotgun sequence DNA window includes the following coding sequences:
- the ptf1a gene encoding pancreas transcription factor 1 subunit alpha produces the protein MDSVLDPFSGLDAFSSPPYFDDDEFFTDQSSRDGHLDTDDFLDEDVDFLNNHFQDYYSKDSGTRAALHDGDYDIGNFSFSSSSSTFSYGCADSTPELSPQMRSHHGGPLLKRRRRLRSEVEVQQLRQAANVRERRRMQSINDAFEGLRSHIPTLPYEKRLSKVDTLRLAIGYINFLAELVQSDMPIRNSNNEAHTPPKKVIICHRGTTRSPSPSDPDYGLPPLAGHSLSWTDEKQLRDKNIIRTAKVWTPEDPRKLHMKSSLTNIENQPPFGLVS, from the exons ATGGACAGTGTCTTGGACCCTTTCTCCGGGCTGGACGCTTTCTCATCCCCTCCTTACTTTGATGACGACGAGTTTTTCACTGACCAGTCTTCCAGAGACGGACACTTGGACACGGACGACTTTTTGGACGAGGACGTCGACTTTCTTAACAACCACTTCCAAGACTATTACAGCAAGGACAGCGGTACCAGAGCGGCGCTCCATGATGGggactatgacatcggcaacttttccttctcctcctcttcctccaccttCTCGTACGGCTGCGCCGACAGCACTCCGGAGCTCTCGCCCCAGATGAGGAGTCACCACGGCGGGCCGCTGCTGAAGCGCAGGAGGCGGCTGAGATCCGAGGTGGAGGTCCAGCAGCTGAGACAGGCGGCCAACGTCAGGGAGCGGCGGCGGATGCAGTCCATCAACGACGCCTTCGAGGGGCTGCGCTCGCACATCCCCACGCTGCCCTACGAGAAGCGCCTGTCCAAGGTGGACACGCTGCGCCTCGCCATCGGCTACATCAACTTCCTCGCCGAGCTCGTGCAGTCGGACATGCCCATCAGGAACTCGAACAACGAAGCGCACACGCCGCCCAAGAAGGTCATCATATGTCACCGAGGCACCACCA GGTCTCCCTCTCCCAGCGACCCGGACTATGGTCTGCCGCCTCTGGCCGGCCACTCGCTGTCGTGGACGGACGAGAAGCAGCTGCGGGACAAGAACATTATTCGGACAGCAAAGGTCTGGACCCCCGAAGACCCCCGGAAACTTCACATGAAATCCTCCCTCACCAACATAGAAAACCAACCTCCCTTCGGCCTGGTGTCCTGA